One genomic window of Bradyrhizobium sp. B124 includes the following:
- a CDS encoding GrpB family protein, whose product MVADDQGRQCEGGVRLAGNSGRQAIEALMEKYGAGAIIVSAYDPNWPALFEQERARIQAALGGLVLAVEHVGSTAVPGLPSKPIIDLLVGVPSLDEAQQRYVEPVKALGYVYMPQYESWLPGELFFRKGPPGPWTHHVHVMQLSHPCWEQLVLFRDYLRAHPEAAHAYADIKRELARASNDDIAAYRNGKSAFVEATTARALAWKTERES is encoded by the coding sequence ATGGTGGCCGATGATCAAGGCCGCCAATGTGAAGGTGGAGTGAGGCTTGCCGGCAACTCAGGCCGGCAAGCGATAGAGGCGCTCATGGAGAAATACGGCGCAGGGGCGATCATTGTCTCCGCCTATGACCCTAACTGGCCGGCGCTGTTCGAGCAGGAGCGGGCGAGGATCCAGGCAGCGCTTGGAGGTCTTGTGCTCGCCGTTGAGCATGTCGGCAGCACGGCGGTACCGGGGTTGCCGTCCAAACCCATCATCGATCTGCTGGTTGGTGTGCCAAGTCTCGACGAGGCACAACAGCGCTATGTCGAGCCGGTCAAGGCGCTGGGCTATGTCTACATGCCACAGTACGAGTCATGGCTGCCGGGCGAGCTGTTCTTCCGCAAGGGACCGCCCGGACCGTGGACCCACCATGTTCATGTGATGCAGCTGTCCCACCCCTGCTGGGAGCAACTGGTGCTGTTTCGCGACTATCTCCGCGCCCATCCCGAGGCCGCGCATGCTTACGCCGACATCAAGCGCGAACTTGCGCGCGCGTCCAACGACGACATTGCTGCGTATCGAAACGGCAAGAGTGCGTTCGTTGAAGCGACGACGGCCCGGGCGCTGGCCTGGAAGACAGAGCGAGAGTCGTAA
- a CDS encoding tripartite tricarboxylate transporter substrate binding protein BugD, whose translation MRKLVLAVLAMLAFTGTVSAETWPAHPITIVVPFAAGGPSDAMARILAERMKQSLGEVVLIENVTGAGGSLGVGRAVRAAPDGYTVSFGHLGTHVANGAIYKLGYDLVDDLEPVVLLPSNPMIIVSKNAVPAKSLKELLEWLKSRPAPPTAGTAGAGSGSHIAGLYFENVSGIKLQYVPYRGTGPALNDLVAGQIDIIVDQTSNSINQVRAGNIRAYAVTDSKRVANAAEVPTVDEAGLPGFHMTLWSGLWVPKGTPKEIVDKLNVAVIQALNDPAVKKQLENLGLQMPPKDQLKPEALGAWQKAEIAKWWPMIKAANVKVE comes from the coding sequence ATGCGGAAACTGGTTCTGGCCGTGTTGGCGATGTTGGCGTTCACGGGGACCGTTTCGGCGGAAACCTGGCCCGCGCACCCGATCACCATCGTCGTGCCGTTCGCCGCCGGCGGTCCGTCGGATGCGATGGCGCGTATCCTCGCCGAGCGCATGAAGCAGTCGCTCGGCGAGGTGGTTCTGATCGAGAACGTGACCGGAGCGGGCGGCTCGCTCGGTGTCGGCCGTGCGGTGCGCGCGGCGCCCGACGGTTACACCGTCTCGTTCGGTCATCTCGGCACCCATGTCGCGAACGGCGCGATCTACAAGCTTGGCTACGATCTCGTCGATGATCTCGAGCCGGTGGTGCTGCTGCCGAGCAATCCGATGATCATCGTCAGCAAGAACGCCGTGCCGGCGAAGTCGCTGAAGGAGCTGTTGGAGTGGCTGAAGTCGCGGCCGGCGCCGCCGACCGCGGGCACCGCCGGCGCCGGCAGCGGCAGCCACATCGCCGGGCTCTATTTCGAGAACGTCTCCGGAATCAAGCTGCAATACGTGCCCTATCGCGGCACCGGGCCGGCGCTGAACGACCTCGTCGCCGGCCAGATCGATATCATCGTCGACCAGACGTCGAACTCGATCAACCAGGTCCGCGCCGGCAACATCCGTGCCTATGCGGTCACCGATTCCAAGCGGGTCGCGAACGCGGCTGAGGTCCCGACGGTCGATGAGGCCGGCCTGCCGGGCTTCCACATGACGCTGTGGTCCGGCCTCTGGGTGCCGAAGGGCACGCCGAAAGAGATCGTGGACAAGCTCAACGTCGCGGTGATCCAGGCGCTGAACGATCCCGCGGTGAAGAAGCAGCTCGAAAATCTCGGCTTGCAGATGCCGCCAAAGGACCAGTTGAAACCGGAAGCACTCGGCGCCTGGCAGAAGGCGGAGATTGCAAAATGGTGGCCGATGATCAAGGCCGCCAATGTGAAGGTGGAGTGA
- a CDS encoding lytic transglycosylase domain-containing protein, whose amino-acid sequence MNRCLRPLACLATVAVLALLPLEAGAKPHHQHQAKSGHGDKKAHGAKATRESAAVKRRHARHGNDKRKSAKAKSASSKSAETTKAPEPEKPAGPQLSGDLAAVRDAITAARRGKTSEATDIQAKIIDPVGRKLVEWYLLRHSESNAPFSRYAAFVTANPDWPSVTLLRKRAEARIWQERSDPATVHGFTLDQPISAKGKFALARTLLTEGDRDGATRLVREAWRSEELLDRTESDAYDAFKDLLTRDDHRARMDKRIGAKDLAGARRAAQHLGSDELAIVKACGAVRGQSSKAEDTLNDVPADARSDLGYTLCRIQWLLAKNRIDDAARVTIAAAPETMAQQDTDQWWRERRILSRKLLDQGEYQAAYDVIRAAAAPDNPYYRSDMHFMRGWIALRYLDDARTAAAHFARIDEGQTNPTVLARAAYWRGRAAEVLGNNVAMRADYQAAARYPTAYYGQLALARLGRDGVELHAPSPAASAASMAADERVRAADMLYAIGEPDIVLYFAADLAEESADVGMLEALGELTGRHNDARAMLQIGKIALARGFAFDHYAFPVIGIPKHTPIAPDIGRSMTYSIARTESAFDQRDKSAANAVGLMQVTPEAGRDTAKRFGVSYDWSRMVSDPVYNTQMGAAELSALLAEYRGCHIMTFAGYNAGRGRVRDWIKAYGDPRDPKVDPVDWVERIPISETRNYVQRVMENFAVYQARFEDAGTALAAKGGERVVRQETNAAPAQ is encoded by the coding sequence ATGAACCGTTGCCTACGTCCGCTGGCGTGCCTCGCCACGGTGGCCGTGCTCGCGCTGCTTCCGCTTGAGGCAGGCGCCAAACCGCATCATCAGCACCAGGCCAAGAGCGGCCACGGGGACAAGAAGGCGCACGGCGCCAAGGCGACGCGCGAGAGTGCCGCCGTCAAGCGGCGCCATGCCAGGCATGGCAACGACAAGCGCAAATCCGCGAAGGCCAAATCCGCTTCGTCCAAATCGGCTGAGACCACCAAGGCGCCCGAGCCGGAGAAGCCCGCCGGGCCGCAATTGTCGGGCGATCTCGCCGCGGTCAGGGACGCGATCACCGCGGCGCGCCGGGGCAAGACCAGCGAGGCGACCGATATCCAGGCAAAGATCATCGACCCCGTCGGGCGGAAGCTCGTCGAGTGGTATCTGCTGCGCCACTCGGAGTCGAATGCGCCGTTCAGCCGCTATGCGGCATTCGTCACGGCCAACCCGGACTGGCCAAGCGTCACGCTGTTGCGCAAACGGGCTGAGGCGCGGATCTGGCAGGAGCGCAGTGATCCGGCCACGGTTCACGGCTTCACGCTCGATCAGCCGATCAGCGCCAAGGGCAAGTTCGCCCTCGCCCGCACGCTGCTCACCGAAGGCGATCGCGACGGCGCCACGCGGCTGGTGCGCGAGGCCTGGCGCTCGGAAGAATTGTTGGACCGTACCGAGAGCGACGCCTACGACGCATTCAAGGATCTGCTGACGCGCGACGATCATCGCGCGCGCATGGACAAGCGGATCGGCGCCAAGGATCTCGCCGGCGCGAGGCGCGCGGCGCAGCATCTCGGCAGCGACGAGCTGGCCATCGTGAAGGCTTGCGGCGCGGTCCGCGGGCAATCCAGCAAGGCGGAGGACACCCTCAACGACGTGCCGGCGGACGCCCGCAGCGACCTCGGCTACACGCTGTGCCGCATCCAGTGGCTGCTCGCGAAGAACAGGATCGATGATGCGGCGCGCGTGACGATTGCGGCGGCGCCCGAGACCATGGCGCAGCAGGACACCGACCAGTGGTGGCGCGAACGCCGCATCCTCTCCCGCAAGCTGCTCGACCAGGGTGAGTACCAGGCGGCCTATGACGTTATCCGTGCCGCGGCGGCGCCGGACAATCCCTATTACCGCTCCGACATGCACTTCATGCGCGGCTGGATCGCGCTGCGCTATCTCGACGATGCCAGGACCGCGGCAGCGCATTTCGCGCGGATCGACGAGGGCCAGACCAACCCGACCGTGCTGGCGCGCGCCGCCTATTGGCGCGGTCGCGCCGCCGAGGTGCTCGGCAACAACGTGGCGATGCGGGCCGACTACCAGGCAGCGGCGCGCTACCCGACCGCCTATTATGGTCAGCTCGCGCTGGCCAGGCTCGGCCGTGACGGCGTCGAGCTGCACGCGCCCTCGCCGGCGGCCAGCGCGGCCAGCATGGCGGCCGACGAGCGCGTGCGTGCCGCCGACATGCTCTACGCGATCGGCGAGCCCGATATCGTGCTCTATTTCGCCGCCGACCTTGCCGAGGAAAGCGCAGATGTCGGGATGCTCGAGGCGCTCGGCGAACTCACCGGCCGCCACAACGATGCCCGCGCCATGCTGCAGATCGGCAAGATTGCGCTGGCGCGGGGCTTTGCCTTCGACCACTACGCTTTCCCGGTCATCGGCATTCCCAAGCACACCCCGATCGCCCCCGATATCGGGCGCAGCATGACCTACTCGATCGCACGCACCGAAAGCGCGTTCGATCAGCGCGACAAGTCGGCGGCCAACGCCGTCGGCCTGATGCAGGTAACGCCCGAAGCCGGCCGCGACACCGCCAAGCGTTTCGGCGTCAGCTATGACTGGAGCCGGATGGTCTCCGATCCGGTCTACAACACCCAGATGGGCGCGGCCGAATTGAGTGCGCTGCTGGCGGAATATCGCGGCTGCCACATCATGACCTTTGCCGGTTACAACGCCGGCCGCGGCCGTGTCCGCGACTGGATCAAGGCCTATGGCGACCCGCGCGATCCCAAGGTCGATCCGGTGGACTGGGTGGAACGGATTCCGATCTCGGAGACGCGCAACTACGTGCAGCGCGTGATGGAGAATTTCGCGGTCTATCAGGCGCGGTTCGAGGACGCGGGCACGGCGTTGGCGGCAAAGGGCGGCGAGCGCGTCGTGAGGCAGGAGACGAATGCGGCGCCCGCGCAGTAA
- a CDS encoding threonine synthase, which produces MKDNDNLTIERPTFVTHLECAMEGDHYAADQVHNLSKAGKPLLVRYDLAGVKKALTKDALAERPADLWRYRELLPVRKCKDIVSLGEVTTPLIRLPKLSSRLGGGEIIVKDEGRLPTGSFKARGLVMAVSMGKALGIKHMAMPTNGNAGAALAAYATSCGIKTTIFCPADTPEVNVSEIELQGATVYRVNGYIDDCGKIVGEGKAKVGWFDTSTLKEPYRIEGKKTMGLELAEQLGWDVPDVIFYPTGGGTGLIGMWKAFDELEKIGFIGSKRPRMVAVQASGCAPMVRAYEAGTEHAARWEDAHTIASGIRVPQAVGDFLILRAVRESKGFAIAVDDDKITAALNEVAREEGLLLCPEGAATYAAYKQSLTDGRVTKADRVMLFNCASGLKYPLQPVTRALDRHKPIDFSQF; this is translated from the coding sequence CAACCTCTCGAAGGCCGGCAAGCCGCTCTTGGTGCGCTACGATCTCGCCGGGGTGAAGAAGGCGCTGACCAAGGACGCACTGGCCGAGCGCCCCGCCGACCTGTGGCGCTACCGCGAGCTGTTGCCGGTGCGCAAATGCAAGGACATCGTCAGTCTCGGCGAAGTTACGACGCCGCTGATCCGGTTGCCGAAGCTTTCCTCAAGGCTTGGCGGCGGCGAGATCATCGTCAAGGACGAGGGGCGGCTGCCGACCGGCTCGTTCAAGGCGCGCGGCCTCGTCATGGCGGTCTCGATGGGCAAGGCACTCGGGATCAAGCACATGGCGATGCCGACCAACGGCAACGCCGGCGCGGCGCTCGCAGCCTACGCCACTTCCTGCGGGATCAAGACCACGATCTTCTGTCCGGCGGATACGCCGGAGGTGAATGTCAGCGAGATCGAGCTGCAGGGCGCCACCGTCTATCGCGTCAACGGCTACATCGACGATTGCGGCAAGATCGTCGGCGAAGGGAAAGCAAAAGTCGGCTGGTTCGATACATCGACCCTGAAGGAGCCGTACCGGATCGAGGGCAAGAAGACGATGGGCCTCGAGCTCGCCGAGCAGCTCGGCTGGGACGTGCCCGATGTGATCTTCTATCCGACCGGTGGCGGCACCGGCCTGATCGGCATGTGGAAGGCGTTCGACGAGCTCGAGAAGATCGGCTTCATCGGTTCGAAGCGCCCGCGGATGGTCGCGGTGCAGGCCTCCGGCTGCGCGCCGATGGTGCGCGCCTATGAGGCCGGAACCGAGCATGCGGCGCGCTGGGAGGACGCTCACACCATCGCCTCGGGCATCCGCGTGCCGCAGGCGGTCGGCGATTTTCTCATCCTGCGCGCGGTGCGCGAGAGCAAGGGATTTGCTATCGCGGTCGATGACGACAAGATCACCGCCGCCCTCAACGAGGTCGCGCGCGAGGAGGGACTGTTGCTGTGCCCCGAGGGGGCTGCGACCTATGCCGCCTACAAGCAGAGCCTTACCGACGGCCGCGTCACCAAGGCAGACCGCGTGATGCTGTTCAATTGCGCCAGCGGCCTGAAATACCCGCTGCAGCCGGTGACCCGCGCGCTCGACAGGCACAAGCCGATCGACTTCTCGCAGTTCTGA
- a CDS encoding SMP-30/gluconolactonase/LRE family protein gives MTAGLRTILDGGRYFEGPRWHRGRLWFVDCMARTLLSISPSGERQEHAAVTDDTPCGLGVLPDGDIVVLTMFRKRLLRFSGGALSLYADVSGIATGTIDDMIVDGQGRAYVGDLGFNLPPPEGRGAVGRIILVMPDGGARVVADGLRFPNGIAVSSDHRRLIVAEMDGAGLADYDIAPDGGLSLRGRFGCVNDPDGICLDGDGAVWVASFTEDAFVRIDRNGVERARIAVPGRRALACALGGADRRTLFCLSAETSYEELRKGKSVSRIDMIEVDTPADGYP, from the coding sequence ATGACGGCTGGGCTCAGAACCATCCTGGACGGCGGGCGCTATTTCGAGGGCCCGCGCTGGCATCGCGGGCGGCTCTGGTTCGTTGACTGCATGGCGCGGACGCTGCTCAGCATCAGCCCGTCAGGCGAACGCCAGGAGCATGCGGCGGTGACCGACGACACGCCGTGCGGTCTTGGCGTGCTGCCTGATGGCGACATCGTCGTGCTGACGATGTTCAGGAAGCGGCTGCTGCGGTTTTCCGGTGGCGCGCTGTCCCTGTATGCCGATGTTTCCGGGATCGCGACCGGTACGATCGATGACATGATCGTCGACGGGCAGGGCCGTGCTTACGTCGGCGATCTCGGCTTCAATCTGCCGCCGCCGGAGGGCCGCGGCGCCGTCGGTCGCATCATCCTGGTGATGCCCGACGGCGGCGCCCGCGTCGTCGCCGACGGCTTGCGCTTTCCGAACGGCATTGCCGTTTCCTCCGACCATCGCCGGCTCATCGTCGCTGAGATGGACGGCGCTGGTCTCGCCGATTACGACATCGCGCCGGACGGCGGCCTGAGCCTTCGCGGGCGGTTCGGTTGCGTCAATGATCCCGACGGCATCTGCCTCGACGGCGACGGCGCAGTCTGGGTCGCGTCGTTCACCGAAGACGCGTTTGTCCGGATCGATCGCAATGGTGTCGAGCGCGCGCGCATCGCGGTGCCCGGCCGCCGCGCGCTCGCCTGTGCACTCGGCGGCGCGGATCGCAGGACGCTGTTCTGCCTGAGCGCGGAGACGTCCTACGAGGAGCTGCGGAAGGGCAAATCGGTGTCGCGGATCGACATGATCGAGGTCGATACACCGGCCGACGGCTATCCCTAG